The stretch of DNA TCCGCGCCGGAGGCAGCGTCGCGGACGTCGGGTGCGGGCGCGGGAGTTCCACCATCCTGATGGCGCAGGCGTTTCCCGACGCCGTCTTCGTCGGCATCGACTCCCACGGGCCGTCCATCGAGCATGCCCGCCAGGCCGCCGACAAGGCCGGTGTCGCCGATCACGTCGAATTCCGGGGCATCGACGCGACGAAGGACTGGGGCGAGGGCTACGACCTGATCACATTCTTCGACTGCCTCCACGACATGGGCGATCCCGTCGGCGCCCTGCGCGCCGCCCACCACGCCCTGGCACCCGGCGGCGGCAGCGTCATGCTGGTCGAGCCACCGGCCGCCGACGACGTCATGGGCAACATCAATCCCGTCGCCAAAGCCTTCGCCGCGATCTCCACACTGTGCTGCGTACCCAACTCCCTCGCAGCCGAGGGGCCCGCGCTCGGTGCGCTCGTCTCGGAGCCGACGCTGCGCGACACCGCCCGGCGCGCGGGCTTCCGTACGTTCCGCCGGACCGCGGACGCGCCCTTCAACCGGGTATTCGAAGCCAAGACCTAGCTCCGGCCAGCAGCCCACGCGTACACGTCAAGCATGAACTCCCCTGGCTCACAGCGGAGTTGGCGCAGCGACGCCACCCCAAGCCGACCACCCTTTGACCGCGGAAGAGATCGCGCAGACCGGGCCCACGCGTCCTCAACCGCGAACTCTCCTCCTACGCCGGGCACGTCTGCGCCCACGGAAGTGTCCGCGGCGAGATCCGTAACGCCGGCCTCACCGCGATGGCCCGCGAACTGGGCTGGCCCCCGCCCCCTGGCCCGGGCCGCTTCGACCTGCTGCCGCTCCTGATCCAAACCTGCCTCTGGAGATCGGCGGTATCCGCACAGCGCCCGGCAATCGTCCCCCGCACCCCCTGGTGCCACCGATGACCATCGCTCACCGGTACCGACGCCCGGCCTACTGGCAGTAGCGGCTCCGGTTCATTGGCTCCGCTGAGGGGAAGGATCAGGAGCCGGGCCGATGCTACGGCCGGCGCGCGCGTGCGCGCCGTGGCATGGACAAGGGATAGGCGAACATGGCGCAGGGCACCGTGAAATGGTTCAACGGCGAGAAGGGCTTCGGGTTCATCTCGCCGGGCCGACGATGCCCACGGGTGGATCCCCGACCGTGAGCATGCGGATCGCCGGCAACCCGGTCCCAGCCAAGTTCATCGTCGGAGAGCACGAATCCGCCCTGACGGCCGACGTGATGCGTGGAACGTGGCACGCCGACAAGGGCTGCCAACACATGGCATTCG from Streptomyces sp. BA2 encodes:
- a CDS encoding cold shock domain-containing protein, translated to MAQGTVKWFNGEKGFGFISPGRRCPRVDPRP
- a CDS encoding class I SAM-dependent methyltransferase, yielding MRRPGYASHLVSSWIPALTGIEARLRAGGSVADVGCGRGSSTILMAQAFPDAVFVGIDSHGPSIEHARQAADKAGVADHVEFRGIDATKDWGEGYDLITFFDCLHDMGDPVGALRAAHHALAPGGGSVMLVEPPAADDVMGNINPVAKAFAAISTLCCVPNSLAAEGPALGALVSEPTLRDTARRAGFRTFRRTADAPFNRVFEAKT